The Oncorhynchus gorbuscha isolate QuinsamMale2020 ecotype Even-year linkage group LG04, OgorEven_v1.0, whole genome shotgun sequence genome includes the window TGTTCCACAGGTTGAAGGCACATACTGTTCGTAACACTAGTGATGAGGAAAATAAactacattataaactgggtggtttgaaccctgaatgctgattggctgaaagctgtagTATATCAgacgtataccacgggtatgactaaacatgtatttttactgctctaattacattggcaaCCAGTTTATAAATATAACATTTCACTGGAATATACCTAGCTACTGTTGGGCAACATTGTGCATTTCCCGTTTCGTCACCCTTGCCCTTAGTAGAAATGAAGGTTGTGGGACTCCAAACGCAGTTCTTCCCAGACAAGCAAAAATATCAAAACAATGTTCAAGAAAATTTGCATCACATTTTAGACTAACTTCAATACTGATGTTGGAATAAGACTAATTGTCCACAGATAAATTACTTATTTTAAATGACAAGTGGCGGCAATCAGTACTGTTTTGACCAAGAACAAACCCCACTTCAGGCAGTGTTATGGTGAAACTAGTCCCATCAGCTGACAAGAGGGACAGAATAAGCATTTGGGTCCCACTGTGCAAAAAAATATAATTgctttaaaaacatgttttaaaaacGTACATACTGCATGTCCACTGAAACAATTCAACAGATTGTCCTCATTTTCCCCTCATCATAACTTCCCAATAGATTCTGTTCCCTATAAAGTGATTCTCAGAGAGCTTGGATAATCACTTTTTTCACAAATGCTCAGATACCTCCAGCTCCAGCAGTTTGTCTAAATCCCTCACTACGTTTTCTCTTTCTTAGGGCCTGGGTGGTCATCCACTTCATTGTGTCTCTGTGAGTTTGGTTTGGGTATGTTTccagcctgaggtcctgagtTGGGCTTTCCATTGACTTCCACAGGCTCAGGAATCTGGGCATGCTGCATCCCCTTAGGATTGGTCGACAGCGTGGTGGTGTGGTGGCTAACGTCAGCCTTCATCAGCACCTCATAATACAGCAGGTAGAACACTGGTGTGACAATGACAACCACCACCATGATGGCCACCGCCGTCCACCACCTCATGCCCCAGTCCGCCCCATGGTAGGGGTCCTTCCTGAAGACAGGCTTGAAGTCAGAATCCCCCAGCAGTAAGGGCTGCTGGAGGGTCAGGGAGGAGACCACCTCATTCAGGCTGCTTCTGGAGGTGCCGGTGGACTTGACTAGCAGCTCGATGTCTTTGTCCTTCTCCTGCAGGAAGCTGCCCACGCTGTCTGTGGATGAGGAGGAGTCTGTGGAGATCTCCGTAGAGATAGGGGGCTGGGGGAAACGTCGGAGCCCTGTGGGGGAGGCAGATTTGAGAGACGCGATGCTGTGGGTCTCTGTCAGCACGCTGAAGCGTTTCACAGGGATCTTGATGGATCTCAGCGCAAAGAAGTCCTGCTCTGTCAACAGGTTGTTGGCCCTCTTGATGTCCGCCACCTACGGCacacagacaaaacaaaggaTTTCACTTTACTTGGGTAGCAAAAAAAGTGGTGTGAAAAGTCAAAGCTGGTCTGTCTGTAAGGGCTTTGTCATTAGAGTGTAAGACAGGGATTAGGGTTGACTTACTGAGCAGTGGTACTGCAGCGAGAAGCTATTCAGAGTGTCCCCTTCTTTGATGTCTCGGACCAGGTGGACAATGTCGTCCAACTTCTCCCTGGAGGTGCTCCTGCGCAGCCTGTCCCGGCCTCGGGAGCGCAGCTCGTAGCTCTCACCATCCTCCTCAGAGAGATCATTCTCAGAGCTGTTCCCAAATAGGTAGGCGTGTCCTCCATTGGCAGGCTGCACCGTCGTGGCCGACTGGAAACCATAGTGCGGGCTTCTCCCAGTCATTTTTCACTCTAAACAGAGGAGCAAGACATTCATTGAAAGCTATACAAGAGTTTGTCATGATACCTAATGTATGAGGTTGAAGTAAAATTTCACCTGTTTGATATTTTCCCAAAGGAAATTTCCAGATTTTCAAAGATGTACAGGGAATATTGGAATCACTGTCAACAGCTGTGAGTTCTTTCAATAAAGGAGTAAACCATGTTTATCAGGTTTCAGCTTGTTTTGAAAGCTGCAGCGAGCCTACACATTACATTCAATATAGCATGCTTTGGCACGTTTTGAAGCCTCTAGTATGTGAGGCGCAGAGTATTTAGGCCAACTCTTCCAGTTGAATGGATCTTCAGAGGGGTGATTAAACTTAACTGACTAGCTAAAGTCCACTGCACCTATCTTGTACGTTCAACCAGTAATACTGACTGATAAGATAGATGCCCCAATGACTGCAATGTAATCAAGGTCCTAGTTTATATAATCTGTGGCTAGCTAATGTAGCCGTTGTTTTCCATTTGACATTCAGAGAGGAACGTCTGCTGCTGATGTAGCCCACTGAATTCCACTCCATGGTGAAGGCAATTTCTGATGAACTTCACCAACGGAGTGGAGCAGAGACCGGGCTTTGGAATCCAACTCGGAGTACATTGATTCGCCCAAGGTCAATACTTTGGTTTCCTTGTTGAGATTCAATTGGCACATGCAAATGTGCGCTTAATTGTCATCTTAGAGCAACATCAACAAGTAAACAGTCAGTGGTTGTATTTGattaacatttattgaaaaagtatatatttcagcaaacaaagaaaGTCATGcaactacagaggacaaacattgGTACAATACGATAGTTAAGGGTACAAGACTGGGAACATATCTGGCTGTGTTGGCAAAATCCCTACATATGCCATTGAGCCAGGCAGGGAGAGGCTGCCTGTTGTCACAGTTCCAAGACTAGTCAGAATCGTCCAGCTAACCCTACACCAATGACGCCGGTGGATCTCAAAACTGAACTTGGATCTGCGTTAAGTAGCAATAATATATTTCACCACAGTCGTCTTATGACAGATAATGCATCTCAACACAGTCACAACTATTCAACAAAGTAAAAAAATTTTAGGTTCTTTCTAAATAGCAAAGGAGTTTTGAAGTTGAGGGTACAGTATTTATGAAGTTTGGCAATGAGGACGAAAACTAGCGTAATTCTGCAAGCCAGCTAGTTTAGCCAAGGGAAACCAGATCATGGCTGGAAGGGATCCAGCATTTGTCAAATCAACGTCAGATTGGACTTTTCGTAGCAGGTCAGGAAACGGGTTAGAGGTAGGCAAaatgcacaacaacaaaaaatctcctTCTGGTATTATTTTGATAGAAGTTGGATCAATTCGTTCTCCTTAAATACAAGTAATAGTGTAATGTATgtattatgaatccccattagctgctttGGTTGTCTCTGTATTGTTTAATCAAACGTGTCGCTGTCATCTCCTGGTATCAGTGCATAAAGACGTCTGTTTTCTGGTCTAACCATAACTTGAAACCCGGGGGAAATGAGCTCTGGCCTAGTGTGCGCTCGTCTAATTCAAGAGACTCGTTTTTAGATGTCAGAAGCTGGCAGCGAAAAGTTTGATTTTTAAACAATTCGGTGACAAAAGGAATAAAATCAGACGAACTATATTTAAAGGAGAGCGAATCGATATACAATCCCGAAATCAGTTGTATCTGTCAAATAGTAAAACAAAGTTTAAAATTATGTTTGCGTGAACCCTTAAGATGGAATTAATAGTTTAATCGTTTTCCGGTAGACTCCTCACCACTATAAATGTCATGCGAAAGAAGCAGACTTATTAACGTAATTCACTTCCACTAATAATTTATGCCAAGTTATACAGGAGCACGGAGATACCGCACTGGCTAATCGTAAACTAACACTATGCGGGCAACTAGCAAGCTAGCGATTGTGTTCTCACGATAAACTAACGTTATCTATACACCTAAAACGCAAGCAACCGATCACTTTGTAACCCAACTAATTGGGGCAGGTGTCAAATACTCAACTAACGCTAAGCTAGTTAGCTTGGCTGGCAACTAAAGGAGGGCTAGCTAACCTGTGTTAGCATCTCTACCCATTTTTTATTCTTCAGTTAACGTGCCTTAGTTAGATAGCTATCTATAGTACATTGACGATTATTGTCGCGTGGAAAGGTTCGTGTTACATTTAGCGAATTAAAAAGTCACGAAGCAACCAATAGTTTATTTACCTGAAAACATGAGCAACGTTCTTCGACGACCTAAGCCATTTCCATTCTTCCTCTGGCTACTATCAAATACATAATTGGCTACGAGCGAAACAAATGAACGCCACCAGCGTGTCGTGAGCAACAATTGTGTAATCGGCAGTTAGCCTTAAAAAATAAAAGTCCCCCATTGAAACGGATGCAATTGTATTTacttatatttaactaggcaagtcagttaaaataacaaatcccaatcatggccggttgtgatgcagcctggaatcaaactagGGTCAGTAGTGATAcatacctctagcactgagatgctgcgCTACTCGGTAGCAAACGGATATAGATAGTGAAAACATGCAACAATTGAactagataatgttaaacaaggttggaatgttacAATTATTAGCTAATTAAAAATAATTTGAAATCACATTGTGGATGTAATTGAATTCAaaattgcattgggggcataaTTACATTGTCCTTAATTTAcattttagtagacactcttatcTAGAGCATACATCTTTCACACTGGTCTCTAgttggaatcaaacccacaaccctggcattgcaagcaccatactCTGCAAACTGAGCCACACAAATACTTCAGAAAGTGTTAATATCctgtgactttttccacattttgttgtgttacgccctgaatttaaaatggattcaattgagatgtgtcactggcctacacacaatacaccataatgtcaaagtggaattgtgtttttggatttaaaaaaaataaattacTAAAAttgttgagtcaataagtattcaacccctttgttatggcaagccttaaTAGAGGAGAAAACatatgcttaacaagtcacagaaGTTGCATttactcact containing:
- the LOC124034616 gene encoding lysM and putative peptidoglycan-binding domain-containing protein 3-like, with the protein product MTGRSPHYGFQSATTVQPANGGHAYLFGNSSENDLSEEDGESYELRSRGRDRLRRSTSREKLDDIVHLVRDIKEGDTLNSFSLQYHCSVADIKRANNLLTEQDFFALRSIKIPVKRFSVLTETHSIASLKSASPTGLRRFPQPPISTEISTDSSSSTDSVGSFLQEKDKDIELLVKSTGTSRSSLNEVVSSLTLQQPLLLGDSDFKPVFRKDPYHGADWGMRWWTAVAIMVVVVIVTPVFYLLYYEVLMKADVSHHTTTLSTNPKGMQHAQIPEPVEVNGKPNSGPQAGNIPKPNSQRHNEVDDHPGPKKEKT